A single window of Actinoallomurus bryophytorum DNA harbors:
- a CDS encoding macro domain-containing protein: protein MARIDYLRGDATNPPAQGPKVVAHICNDQGRWGRGFVESLSRRWPGPEAAYRNWHRDRADNDFGLGATQLVQVASDKWVANMIGQHGIKTVRSSAPPIRYEAVDPCLRGLAARAAELDATVHMPRIGCGLAGGRWDHIEPLIIRRLIDCGVSVSVYDLAD from the coding sequence ATGGCGCGGATCGACTACCTGCGGGGCGACGCGACCAACCCGCCGGCCCAAGGGCCCAAGGTCGTCGCGCACATCTGCAATGACCAGGGCAGATGGGGCAGGGGTTTCGTGGAGTCGCTGTCGCGACGCTGGCCAGGGCCTGAGGCGGCCTACCGCAACTGGCACCGTGACCGCGCGGACAACGACTTCGGGCTGGGCGCGACCCAGCTCGTCCAGGTCGCCTCCGACAAATGGGTCGCCAACATGATCGGCCAGCATGGCATCAAGACCGTCCGAAGCTCCGCGCCGCCCATCCGCTACGAGGCGGTCGATCCGTGTCTGCGCGGCCTGGCCGCGCGAGCCGCCGAGCTTGACGCGACCGTCCACATGCCCCGCATCGGCTGCGGCCTGGCCGGCGGACGATGGGACCACATCGAACCCCTGATCATCAGGCGGCTCATCGACTGCGGCGTCTCCGTCAGCGTCTACGACCTTGCGGACTAG
- a CDS encoding bifunctional helix-turn-helix transcriptional regulator/GNAT family N-acetyltransferase: MEQMLIDGVRRFNRTVTQRIGALNDAYLSRARPLGQARLLWEIGPDGCEVRALRKRLELDSGYLSRLLRSLETDGLVKVETDEGDGRVRTAHLTAPGRAERSVLDQGSDELASSLLAPLTDRQRERLVTAMAQVERLLSSSQVEIGATDPRTAEARHCLGAYFAELAERFDAGFDPLAGISAHDAELTPPAGVLLVATLHDEPIGCGALKLHAGDDIAEIKRMWISRDARGLGLGRRLLTELETHAAHHGARTFRLETNRSLGEAIALYRSCGYREVDPFNDEPYAHHWFEKTL; encoded by the coding sequence ATGGAGCAGATGCTCATCGACGGGGTACGCCGGTTCAACCGGACCGTCACCCAGCGGATCGGGGCCCTGAACGACGCCTACCTCTCGCGTGCGCGCCCGCTCGGCCAGGCACGCCTGCTGTGGGAGATCGGTCCGGACGGATGCGAGGTGCGCGCCCTTCGGAAGCGCCTCGAACTCGACTCCGGGTACCTGAGCCGGCTGCTGCGCTCCCTCGAGACCGACGGTCTGGTCAAGGTCGAGACGGACGAGGGCGACGGGCGCGTGCGCACCGCGCACCTGACCGCCCCGGGCCGGGCCGAGCGCTCGGTACTCGACCAGGGCTCGGACGAGCTCGCGTCCTCTCTCCTCGCCCCGCTCACCGACCGGCAGCGTGAACGACTGGTCACCGCCATGGCGCAGGTCGAACGCCTGCTCAGCTCGTCCCAGGTCGAGATCGGCGCCACCGACCCGCGCACCGCCGAGGCCCGCCACTGCCTGGGCGCCTACTTCGCCGAACTGGCCGAACGCTTCGACGCCGGCTTCGATCCCCTGGCGGGCATCTCCGCGCACGACGCCGAGCTCACCCCACCCGCGGGAGTCCTGCTCGTCGCCACCCTGCACGACGAGCCGATCGGCTGCGGCGCCCTCAAGCTCCACGCCGGCGACGACATCGCCGAGATCAAGCGCATGTGGATCTCACGCGACGCGCGCGGCCTCGGTCTCGGGCGCAGGCTGCTGACCGAACTGGAGACCCACGCCGCGCACCATGGCGCCCGCACCTTCCGGCTGGAGACCAACCGGAGCCTCGGCGAGGCGATCGCCCTGTACCGGTCCTGCGGCTACCGCGAGGTCGACCCCTTCAACGACGAGCCCTACGCCCACCACTGGTTCGAGAAGACGCTGTGA
- a CDS encoding alpha/beta hydrolase: MSRHRKAHRSRPPFAGLVLWAGSLAAALGTAYVTVNVRVHHGSADTQVESVRDTPGPARPGLSRIQVSDPADHKEYGVYVWRPDVPETRTLPVLYFLHGVPSDPKTVVEYEGLAKQVRSYVADGGRPFVLAVPDGNGSHHDDTEWADAADGSDRVEDRLIDEVIPAVEGGHRRDAGHRAIGGFSMGGYGSMNLALRHPAVFGSVASISGYFHVDDPSHMFGDREDLIAANRPDENLGAARRVKIFLAAAANETNPVVKGEPERFKKLLDAAGIPAVLDIRPGGHDWDYVRSVLPDAFAFLSRAWTDAGKDRR, translated from the coding sequence GTGTCGAGACATCGCAAAGCCCACCGCAGCCGCCCGCCCTTCGCGGGTCTTGTGCTGTGGGCGGGTTCGCTGGCGGCCGCGCTCGGCACGGCGTACGTCACGGTCAACGTCCGCGTGCACCACGGCTCGGCCGACACCCAGGTGGAGAGCGTACGTGACACGCCCGGCCCGGCACGGCCAGGGCTGAGCCGGATCCAGGTCAGCGACCCGGCCGACCACAAGGAGTACGGCGTCTACGTGTGGCGGCCCGACGTCCCGGAGACGCGTACGCTGCCGGTGCTCTACTTCCTGCACGGGGTGCCCAGTGATCCCAAGACCGTCGTGGAGTACGAGGGGCTCGCCAAGCAGGTGCGGTCCTACGTCGCCGACGGCGGCAGGCCGTTCGTGCTGGCGGTCCCCGACGGGAACGGCAGCCACCATGACGACACCGAATGGGCGGACGCGGCCGATGGTTCGGACCGGGTCGAGGACCGCCTCATCGACGAGGTCATCCCCGCGGTCGAGGGCGGCCACCGGCGCGACGCCGGACACCGGGCGATCGGCGGCTTCTCCATGGGCGGCTACGGCTCGATGAACCTCGCGCTGCGGCATCCGGCGGTGTTCGGCTCGGTCGCCTCCATCTCCGGCTACTTCCACGTCGACGATCCCTCGCACATGTTCGGCGACCGTGAGGACCTGATCGCCGCGAACCGGCCGGACGAGAACCTCGGTGCCGCCCGCCGGGTCAAGATCTTCCTGGCCGCCGCCGCGAACGAGACCAACCCGGTGGTCAAGGGCGAGCCGGAGCGCTTCAAGAAGCTCCTGGACGCGGCGGGGATCCCCGCCGTGCTCGACATACGCCCCGGCGGCCACGACTGGGACTACGTGCGCAGCGTGCTCCCCGACGCCTTCGCCTTCCTCTCCCGTGCCTGGACGGATGCGGGCAAGGACCGGCGCTGA
- the mshC gene encoding cysteine--1-D-myo-inosityl 2-amino-2-deoxy-alpha-D-glucopyranoside ligase, whose protein sequence is MRSWPAPEVPSLAEHGLPPVEPQLNLHDSATGALRPVTPGPVARMYVCGITPYDATHLGHAATYLAFDLVGRVWLDQGREVHYVQNTTDVDDPLLERATATGEDWRALAAREIELYRDDMTALRVLPPREYAGAVESIPLIIEFIELLRSRGATYDVDGDLYFPVSADAGFGSVSGLSPAQMMPLFAERGGDPDRKGKKDPLDALLWQAERPGEPSWESPFGPGRPGWHVECAAISVHNLGMSFDVEGGGSDLVFPHHEMGASHAEVATGERPHAQAYVHAGMVAFDGEKMSKSRGNLVFVSGLRGDGADPMAIRLALLAHHYRSDWEWTPDDLARAEVRLARWREAALLAGGPPVEEVVAEVRRHLANDLDAPSALAALDRWVDHALSVVAEDREGEGSAPEVFGLTVDALLGIAL, encoded by the coding sequence ATGCGATCGTGGCCCGCCCCCGAGGTCCCCAGCCTGGCCGAACACGGCCTGCCGCCCGTGGAACCTCAGTTGAACCTGCACGACTCCGCCACGGGCGCCCTGCGCCCGGTGACCCCCGGTCCGGTCGCGAGGATGTACGTCTGCGGCATCACCCCCTATGACGCCACCCACCTCGGTCATGCCGCGACCTACCTGGCGTTCGACCTGGTCGGCCGCGTGTGGCTCGACCAGGGGCGCGAGGTCCACTACGTCCAGAACACCACGGACGTCGACGACCCCCTCCTCGAACGCGCCACGGCGACCGGTGAGGACTGGCGCGCTCTCGCGGCGCGGGAGATCGAGCTGTACCGCGACGACATGACCGCGCTGCGTGTCCTGCCGCCGCGCGAGTACGCCGGCGCCGTCGAGTCGATCCCCCTGATCATCGAGTTCATCGAGCTGCTGAGGTCGCGCGGCGCGACGTACGACGTCGACGGCGACCTGTACTTCCCGGTCTCCGCCGACGCGGGCTTCGGCTCGGTGAGCGGCCTGAGCCCGGCACAGATGATGCCGCTGTTCGCCGAGCGCGGCGGCGACCCGGACCGCAAGGGCAAGAAGGACCCGCTGGACGCCCTGCTGTGGCAGGCCGAGCGGCCGGGGGAGCCGTCCTGGGAGTCTCCGTTCGGACCGGGCCGTCCCGGCTGGCACGTCGAGTGCGCCGCCATCTCGGTGCACAACCTCGGCATGTCCTTCGACGTCGAGGGCGGCGGCTCGGACCTGGTGTTCCCGCACCACGAGATGGGCGCCTCGCACGCCGAGGTCGCCACCGGTGAGAGGCCGCACGCCCAGGCGTACGTCCACGCCGGCATGGTCGCCTTCGACGGCGAGAAGATGTCCAAGTCGCGCGGCAACCTGGTCTTCGTGTCGGGCCTGCGCGGCGACGGCGCCGACCCGATGGCGATCCGGCTGGCACTGCTGGCGCACCACTACCGGTCGGACTGGGAGTGGACCCCCGACGACCTGGCCCGTGCCGAGGTACGCCTGGCGCGCTGGCGCGAGGCCGCGCTGCTGGCCGGCGGCCCGCCCGTGGAAGAGGTCGTCGCCGAGGTACGCCGCCACCTGGCGAACGACCTGGACGCCCCGTCGGCGCTCGCCGCGCTCGACCGCTGGGTGGACCACGCCCTGAGCGTCGTCGCCGAGGACCGCGAGGGCGAAGGCTCGGCCCCGGAGGTGTTCGGCCTCACCGTCGACGCCCTCCTCGGCATCGCTCTCTGA
- a CDS encoding glycoside hydrolase family 13 protein — protein MHAKDSAPWWRSAVIYQIYIRSFADLNGDGVGDIAGIRSRLPYLRALGVDAIWITPWYPSPMVDAGYDVADYTGIDPVFGTVEDGEALISEAHDHGLRVVLDIVPNHTSDRHAWFEAALAAGPGSPERDRYIFRTGKGAAGGELPPNDWVGMFGGSAWTRVPDGEWYLHLFAEAQPDLNWENPGVRQDFEKVLAFWFDRGVDGFRIDVAHGLIKQEGLPDVGEIGDVLEPTKREDHPHWDRDGVHEIFREWRKVADRYDGDRTFTAEAWVSGPKRLARYVRPGELQTAFNFDYLRAPWEAARLREVIDASLEALGAVGAPATWVLSNHDVVRHVTRYGRTNTEGSGPRTDTTEPVDLALGTRRARAAALLMLALPGGAYVYQGEELGLAEVEDIPEEFLQDPVWERSGHTTRGRDGCRVPLPWSGDAPPFGFSPDGVTTWLPQPESWKELTAETQAGDPGSMLELYRAALRLRHGHPALGEGDLRWHETPEGVLVFSRTPGFTCAVNLSGEPYPLPAHAGVLLASGPLDGDTLPDDTAVWLAVEG, from the coding sequence GTGCACGCGAAGGACTCCGCGCCCTGGTGGCGCAGCGCGGTCATCTACCAGATCTACATCCGCAGCTTCGCCGATCTGAACGGCGACGGTGTCGGTGACATCGCCGGCATCCGATCCCGGCTGCCGTACCTGCGCGCGCTCGGCGTCGACGCGATCTGGATCACGCCGTGGTACCCCTCGCCGATGGTGGACGCGGGCTACGACGTCGCCGACTACACCGGCATCGACCCGGTGTTCGGGACCGTCGAGGACGGCGAGGCGCTCATCAGCGAGGCGCACGACCACGGCCTGCGCGTCGTGCTGGACATCGTCCCGAACCACACCTCGGACCGGCACGCGTGGTTCGAGGCGGCGCTGGCGGCCGGACCGGGCAGCCCGGAACGCGACCGGTACATCTTCCGTACGGGCAAGGGAGCGGCGGGCGGCGAGCTGCCACCCAACGACTGGGTCGGCATGTTCGGCGGCAGCGCGTGGACCCGCGTGCCGGACGGTGAGTGGTACCTCCACCTGTTCGCCGAGGCACAGCCCGACCTCAACTGGGAGAACCCCGGCGTACGCCAGGACTTCGAGAAGGTGCTGGCGTTCTGGTTCGACCGCGGCGTCGACGGGTTCCGGATCGACGTCGCCCACGGCCTGATCAAGCAGGAGGGCCTACCCGACGTCGGCGAGATCGGTGACGTGCTCGAGCCGACCAAGCGCGAGGACCATCCCCACTGGGACCGCGACGGTGTGCACGAGATCTTCCGTGAGTGGCGCAAGGTCGCCGACCGCTACGACGGCGACCGTACGTTCACCGCCGAGGCGTGGGTCAGCGGCCCGAAGCGTCTCGCCCGCTACGTACGCCCCGGCGAGCTGCAGACCGCGTTCAACTTCGACTACCTGCGCGCCCCGTGGGAGGCCGCACGGCTCCGCGAGGTGATCGACGCGAGCCTGGAGGCCCTCGGCGCCGTCGGCGCCCCCGCGACGTGGGTTCTGTCCAACCACGACGTCGTACGCCACGTCACCCGCTACGGCCGTACGAACACCGAGGGCAGCGGGCCGCGTACCGACACCACCGAGCCCGTCGACCTGGCCCTGGGCACACGCCGGGCGCGTGCGGCGGCGCTGCTCATGCTCGCGCTGCCCGGCGGAGCGTACGTCTACCAGGGCGAGGAGCTCGGGCTGGCCGAGGTGGAGGACATTCCGGAGGAGTTCCTTCAGGACCCGGTGTGGGAGCGTTCCGGGCACACCACGCGGGGTCGTGACGGCTGCCGCGTGCCGCTCCCGTGGTCCGGCGACGCCCCGCCGTTCGGTTTCAGCCCGGACGGCGTGACGACCTGGCTGCCGCAGCCGGAGTCGTGGAAGGAGCTCACCGCCGAGACCCAGGCCGGCGACCCGGGCTCGATGCTCGAGCTGTACCGCGCGGCACTGCGCCTGCGGCACGGCCACCCGGCTCTCGGCGAGGGCGACCTTCGCTGGCACGAGACGCCGGAGGGCGTTCTGGTGTTCTCCCGTACGCCGGGCTTCACGTGTGCGGTCAACCTGTCCGGTGAGCCGTACCCGCTGCCCGCCCACGCGGGCGTCCTGCTCGCCAGCGGTCCGCTCGACGGCGACACGCTGCCGGACGACACCGCCGTCTGGCTGGCCGTCGAGGGCTGA
- a CDS encoding helix-turn-helix domain-containing protein yields the protein MLPKPSPDPKSSMWAWLAHDLRFYRHQRGLSGDSVAKLINCARSSLSRLENGEAKLDEGQAAALDERWQTGGHFGTILWYARLGHDPNWIKQHLDIEAGASVIKVFEALVVPGLLQTPEYAYELIAAGGRPDIDEVLERRMARQAILAREDPPVLWVLLTESVLDWPVGDADVMRKQLAYLLEVSERPNVGIRVVPRSARAYYGLDGSFKIMTGPSGDVAYTESPGGGRLVPSAAEAQSYVLRYDRIGQKALPEDLSRDLIKKVMEATE from the coding sequence GTGCTCCCCAAGCCATCACCGGACCCGAAGTCATCGATGTGGGCATGGCTCGCCCATGACCTGCGCTTCTATCGTCACCAACGCGGCTTATCGGGCGATTCGGTCGCCAAATTGATCAACTGCGCAAGATCAAGTCTTTCCCGCCTGGAGAACGGCGAGGCAAAGCTCGACGAGGGCCAGGCCGCTGCGCTCGACGAGCGCTGGCAGACCGGCGGCCACTTCGGCACCATCCTCTGGTACGCCCGCCTCGGCCATGATCCGAATTGGATCAAGCAACACCTCGATATCGAGGCCGGCGCATCTGTGATCAAGGTCTTCGAGGCGCTCGTAGTTCCCGGCCTGCTCCAGACGCCCGAGTATGCCTACGAGCTGATCGCCGCAGGTGGCAGGCCGGATATCGATGAAGTACTGGAAAGACGCATGGCCCGTCAAGCGATTTTGGCCAGAGAGGACCCACCGGTGCTCTGGGTCCTGCTCACCGAGAGTGTGCTCGATTGGCCCGTCGGCGATGCGGACGTGATGCGAAAGCAACTCGCCTATCTGCTGGAAGTGTCGGAGCGGCCGAATGTCGGGATTCGTGTCGTTCCCAGATCCGCGAGGGCCTATTACGGACTAGATGGCAGCTTCAAGATCATGACAGGGCCCTCCGGGGACGTCGCCTACACCGAATCCCCTGGCGGAGGAAGATTGGTCCCGTCGGCGGCCGAAGCGCAGTCCTATGTCTTACGATATGACCGTATCGGGCAGAAAGCGTTGCCTGAGGACTTGTCCCGCGACCTGATCAAGAAGGTTATGGAGGCGACAGAGTGA
- a CDS encoding DUF397 domain-containing protein, whose product MSTPVWRKSSRSGVQEGDCVEVAVTETGNKV is encoded by the coding sequence GTGAGCACCCCCGTATGGCGCAAGAGCAGTCGCAGCGGAGTCCAGGAAGGCGACTGTGTCGAGGTTGCCGTGACTGAAACCGGCAATAAGGTGTAG
- a CDS encoding TetR/AcrR family transcriptional regulator C-terminal domain-containing protein, with amino-acid sequence MDEHRRTSRDRAGLSREKVLDAALDLVDQVGAEGLSMRKLGAALGVEAMTVYYYVPSKDALLAGLVERVTTRTFTVDPKAGWEETLRDYACSFRRELLRHPGVAPLVATHPVTTPDALRMLEAAAGLLRASGFGLREAFHVINTVGTFTTGHCLAEIDPPGGTPPELPDLDPATVLNVTEAVQDGLGTPQDHQARFDFALEALINGFTQALAGRSAE; translated from the coding sequence ATGGACGAACACCGCCGGACGTCGCGGGACCGGGCCGGGCTGTCGCGGGAGAAGGTCCTGGACGCGGCGCTGGACCTGGTCGACCAGGTCGGGGCGGAGGGCCTGTCCATGCGCAAGCTGGGTGCCGCGCTCGGCGTCGAGGCGATGACGGTGTACTACTACGTACCCAGCAAGGACGCCCTGCTCGCCGGCCTGGTCGAACGCGTCACCACGCGGACGTTCACGGTCGATCCGAAGGCGGGCTGGGAGGAGACGCTGCGGGACTACGCGTGCTCGTTCCGGCGGGAGCTGCTACGGCATCCCGGGGTCGCTCCCCTGGTCGCCACCCATCCGGTCACCACCCCGGACGCGCTGCGCATGCTCGAGGCGGCGGCGGGGTTGCTGCGGGCCTCGGGGTTCGGCCTGCGGGAGGCGTTTCATGTGATCAACACGGTGGGGACGTTCACGACGGGTCACTGCCTGGCCGAGATCGACCCGCCCGGCGGCACTCCGCCCGAACTCCCCGACCTCGACCCTGCCACCGTCCTGAACGTGACCGAGGCCGTCCAGGACGGCCTCGGCACACCACAGGACCACCAGGCCCGCTTCGACTTCGCCCTGGAAGCCCTCATCAACGGCTTCACCCAGGCGTTGGCCGGAAGGTCGGCGGAATAA
- a CDS encoding ester cyclase, with translation MDNKTVVRRLFDAVNDRRLQDLPEYMAADVIDHNKVIHGEPDEAGAAFEGIRMQLEAFDPFLMHIEELIAEGDRVVARITMSGVHSGTHIRMPQPTDGRFENEAIFILTVADGKVTEIRAVSDRLGLFLQLGWDWPTAD, from the coding sequence ATGGACAACAAGACCGTGGTGCGGCGGCTGTTCGACGCGGTCAACGACCGGCGCCTCCAGGACCTGCCGGAGTACATGGCCGCGGACGTCATCGACCACAACAAGGTCATTCACGGCGAGCCGGACGAGGCGGGCGCGGCGTTCGAGGGCATCCGGATGCAGCTGGAGGCCTTCGACCCGTTCCTGATGCACATCGAGGAACTGATCGCCGAGGGGGACCGCGTCGTCGCCCGCATCACCATGTCCGGCGTCCACTCGGGCACCCACATCCGGATGCCCCAGCCCACCGACGGCCGGTTCGAGAACGAGGCGATCTTCATCCTGACCGTCGCGGACGGGAAGGTCACCGAGATCCGCGCCGTCAGCGACCGGCTGGGCCTGTTCCTCCAGCTCGGCTGGGACTGGCCCACCGCCGACTAG
- a CDS encoding LacI family DNA-binding transcriptional regulator: MTISEVAAAAGVSRQTVSNVLKAPERVAADTAARVRRAIDDLGYRPNRAAQNLRQRASRCIGLKMVSPPGVSNLLDRFLHALTEAAGAAGYHILLFAAVDEELGTYEDLIRTGTVDGFVLFDVEVGDPRPPWFARRGIPFVCFGRPRGQRHERFRWVDVDGAYGVARAVDHLVSLGHRRIAYLGWPEGTGFGDERRAGWAEAARRHGLDVGHLTATSAETVTAAASAAARLLSRPEPPTAFACGSDTFAIGARLAGGTGASGRPNVEVVGFDDSAAATLMSPPMSSVRQPLDEVARCVVAALIDQLGGVDDVAEGVMLRPELVTREWRGPEPVH, from the coding sequence GTGACGATCTCCGAAGTCGCCGCCGCCGCCGGGGTCTCGCGCCAGACGGTGTCCAACGTCCTGAAGGCGCCCGAGCGGGTCGCGGCCGACACCGCGGCCCGGGTGCGGCGGGCGATCGACGACCTGGGTTACCGGCCGAACCGCGCGGCGCAGAACCTCCGCCAGCGCGCGAGCCGCTGCATCGGCCTGAAGATGGTCTCCCCGCCCGGCGTCAGCAACCTGCTCGACCGGTTCCTGCACGCGCTCACCGAGGCCGCCGGGGCCGCCGGATACCACATCCTCCTGTTCGCCGCCGTGGACGAGGAGCTCGGGACGTACGAGGACCTCATCCGTACGGGCACCGTCGACGGATTCGTCCTATTCGACGTCGAGGTGGGCGACCCGCGCCCGCCTTGGTTCGCCCGGCGCGGCATCCCGTTCGTGTGCTTCGGCCGGCCGCGCGGGCAGAGGCACGAGCGCTTCCGCTGGGTGGACGTCGACGGCGCGTACGGCGTCGCGCGGGCGGTCGACCACCTGGTCTCGCTCGGCCATCGCCGGATCGCCTATCTCGGCTGGCCGGAGGGCACCGGGTTCGGCGACGAGAGGCGCGCCGGCTGGGCGGAGGCGGCGCGGCGCCACGGGCTGGACGTCGGCCACCTCACCGCCACCAGCGCCGAGACCGTCACCGCGGCGGCTTCGGCGGCCGCTCGGCTGCTGAGCCGCCCGGAGCCGCCGACCGCGTTCGCCTGCGGTAGCGACACCTTCGCGATCGGGGCGCGGCTCGCGGGCGGGACCGGCGCGAGCGGGCGGCCGAACGTCGAGGTTGTCGGCTTCGACGACTCGGCCGCCGCGACGCTGATGTCACCGCCGATGTCGAGCGTGCGGCAGCCGCTCGATGAGGTCGCGCGGTGCGTCGTGGCCGCGCTCATCGACCAACTGGGTGGAGTGGACGACGTCGCCGAGGGGGTGATGCTGCGCCCAGAGCTGGTCACACGGGAGTGGCGGGGGCCCGAGCCCGTTCACTGA
- a CDS encoding ABC transporter substrate-binding protein, with product MASIATIARGVVAVVATVTLAAACSSGSPKTGGSGAASGQLTGRGPITLAQGKDTSGNVQNQINTWNKAHPKETVRLVELPESADQQRQQMVQNAQTKSDAYTVLNLDVVWTAEFAANRWVTQLPKDQFDLAKFLPSAVQTGTYRDNMYAAPWKTDAGLLYYRKDLLQKAGISAPPKTWAELQSDCGKVKGVDCYAGQFDKYEGLTCNFSEAVDSAGGQVVDDQGKPNVNTPQAKQGLNFLVQGFKSGMIPKEAITYEEEDARRAFEKGNLLFLRQWPYQWALSSKAPKTKGKFDVAPLPGLNGPGAPTLGGHNLAISSFAKNKATALDFIKYLTSEDTERLNLVASSEAPTLASLYDEPALQQKFPYLPTLKASLLNAKPRPKAVRYNDVTTAIQEAVYSALTGKTTTDQALADLQSKLGPLTAQ from the coding sequence GTGGCATCGATAGCGACAATCGCGCGTGGAGTGGTGGCCGTCGTGGCGACGGTGACGCTCGCGGCCGCGTGCAGTAGTGGCTCGCCGAAGACCGGCGGGTCCGGCGCCGCGTCGGGACAGCTGACCGGGCGCGGGCCGATCACGCTGGCCCAGGGCAAGGACACCTCGGGCAACGTCCAGAACCAGATCAACACGTGGAACAAGGCGCATCCGAAGGAGACCGTGCGGCTCGTCGAGCTGCCGGAGAGCGCCGACCAGCAGCGCCAGCAGATGGTGCAGAACGCCCAGACGAAGTCCGACGCGTACACCGTGCTCAACCTCGACGTGGTGTGGACCGCGGAGTTCGCGGCCAACCGCTGGGTGACCCAGCTGCCGAAGGACCAGTTCGACCTGGCGAAGTTCCTGCCCTCGGCGGTGCAGACCGGTACCTACCGCGACAACATGTACGCCGCGCCGTGGAAGACCGACGCCGGTCTCCTCTACTACCGCAAGGACCTGCTGCAGAAGGCCGGGATCAGCGCGCCGCCGAAGACCTGGGCCGAGCTGCAGTCCGACTGCGGCAAGGTCAAGGGCGTCGACTGCTACGCGGGACAGTTCGACAAGTACGAGGGCCTGACCTGTAACTTCTCCGAGGCCGTGGACAGCGCCGGCGGCCAGGTCGTGGACGACCAGGGCAAGCCGAACGTCAACACCCCGCAGGCCAAGCAGGGTCTGAACTTCCTCGTGCAGGGCTTCAAGAGCGGGATGATCCCCAAGGAGGCCATTACGTACGAGGAGGAGGACGCCCGGCGGGCGTTCGAGAAGGGCAACCTCCTCTTCCTGCGCCAGTGGCCCTACCAGTGGGCGCTGTCCAGCAAGGCGCCCAAGACCAAGGGCAAGTTCGACGTGGCGCCCCTGCCGGGCCTGAACGGCCCCGGCGCCCCGACCCTCGGCGGCCACAACCTGGCGATCTCCTCCTTCGCCAAGAACAAGGCCACCGCGCTGGACTTCATCAAGTACCTCACCAGCGAGGACACCGAGCGGCTCAACCTGGTCGCCAGCTCCGAGGCCCCGACGCTCGCCTCGCTGTACGACGAGCCGGCGCTCCAGCAGAAGTTCCCCTACCTGCCGACGCTCAAGGCCTCCCTCCTCAACGCCAAGCCCCGCCCGAAGGCCGTCCGCTACAACGACGTGACGACGGCCATCCAGGAAGCGGTCTACTCGGCGCTGACCGGTAAGACCACCACGGACCAGGCACTCGCCGACCTGCAGTCCAAGCTCGGACCGCTGACCGCGCAGTAG
- a CDS encoding carbohydrate ABC transporter permease produces MTTTTAGPAAARKRRRGDVQGSGRLAVTLLSPTFIVLALVVGYPVVAALRESLYQRGQGLDANGFVVQGDKFVGLRNYTDIFTGPNSHAFWNAFGNTTFFTVVTVVIETVLGVAMALIMSRAFRGRGFVRASILVPWAIPTVVSGLLWRWVFQADGIANAIIGRQVLWTTEGFHAKLAVIIADTWKTAPFVGLLVLAGLQVIPRDVYEAARVDGAGAWQTFWRITLPMVKPVLLVAVLFRLLDVLRMFDLPVVLIGLHKDSVETLTMTAYDEATNLRYGPAAAYATVLFVYVAVVAYTFVRLLGADIIGEMRQPRAARPVRPKRKPLTVPREVTT; encoded by the coding sequence ATGACCACTACAACCGCCGGGCCGGCCGCGGCCCGCAAGCGGCGTCGCGGCGATGTCCAGGGGTCGGGCCGCCTGGCCGTCACGCTGCTGTCCCCGACCTTCATCGTCCTCGCGCTCGTCGTCGGCTATCCCGTCGTCGCGGCGCTGCGCGAGTCGCTCTACCAGCGTGGACAGGGCCTGGACGCGAACGGCTTCGTCGTCCAGGGCGACAAGTTCGTCGGCCTGAGGAACTACACCGACATCTTCACCGGCCCGAACTCCCACGCGTTCTGGAACGCTTTCGGCAACACCACCTTCTTCACGGTCGTCACCGTCGTCATCGAGACCGTCCTCGGCGTGGCGATGGCCCTCATCATGAGCCGGGCCTTCCGCGGCCGCGGGTTCGTACGGGCCAGCATCCTCGTCCCGTGGGCCATCCCCACCGTGGTCTCCGGCCTGCTCTGGCGCTGGGTCTTCCAGGCCGACGGCATCGCCAACGCGATCATCGGCAGGCAGGTCCTGTGGACCACCGAGGGCTTCCACGCCAAGCTCGCCGTCATCATCGCCGACACGTGGAAGACCGCACCGTTCGTCGGCCTGCTCGTGCTCGCCGGGCTCCAGGTGATCCCGCGCGACGTGTACGAGGCGGCCCGTGTCGACGGCGCGGGCGCCTGGCAGACGTTCTGGCGGATCACGCTGCCGATGGTCAAGCCGGTGCTGCTGGTCGCCGTGCTGTTCCGCCTGCTCGACGTGCTGCGGATGTTCGACCTGCCGGTCGTGCTGATCGGCCTGCACAAGGACTCGGTCGAGACGCTGACCATGACCGCCTACGACGAGGCGACCAACCTCAGGTACGGCCCCGCCGCGGCGTACGCCACGGTCCTGTTCGTCTACGTCGCGGTCGTCGCCTACACCTTCGTCCGGCTGCTCGGCGCCGACATCATCGGTGAGATGCGGCAGCCGCGGGCGGCCAGGCCCGTACGGCCGAAACGCAAGCCACTGACCGTTCCCCGCGAGGTGACGACATGA